The Providencia rettgeri genome includes a window with the following:
- the ychN gene encoding Uncharacterized conserved protein involved in intracellular sulfur reduction: MTSILIIANGAPYGSETLFNSLRLAITLKEQEPQLDLKIFLMSDAVTAGLAAQKPKEGYNLQQMLEILTAQNVPVKLCKTCTDARGVSELTLADGVEVGTLVELASWTLTADKVLTF; the protein is encoded by the coding sequence ATGACCTCTATCTTGATTATTGCCAATGGAGCACCTTACGGCAGTGAAACATTGTTCAACTCATTGCGATTAGCGATAACGTTAAAAGAGCAAGAGCCACAACTAGATCTGAAAATTTTCCTGATGTCAGATGCCGTGACAGCAGGTTTAGCGGCTCAAAAGCCTAAAGAAGGCTACAACCTTCAACAAATGTTAGAGATTTTAACAGCACAAAATGTTCCCGTTAAATTATGTAAAACTTGTACAGATGCCCGTGGTGTGAGTGAATTAACCCTTGCTGATGGTGTTGAAGTAGGTACATTGGTCGAGCTTGCAAGCTGGACATTAACGGCTGATAAAGTATTAACTTTCTAA